TCACCGGTGAAATCCAGCTTGATGGCAGGAAGGTGGAAATCCGCAAGCCGGCAGATGCGCAGAAACTCGGAATCCAGACGGTATACCAGGAGGTTGATACAGCAATCATCCCGTCGCTGACTGTAGCAGAAAATATCATGCTTAATCACACAGTGCAGGGAATGAAAAACAAGCATTGGGTGAATTGGAAACAGCTTTTCAATCAGGCAGAGGCCATTTTATCAGACATGCACCTACAGATTCCCGTAAAAAAGCTGGCCGGGGATCTGACCCTCGCCGAAAAACAGCTTGTTCTGATTGCCCGGGCAATTTCAAGTGAATGTTCATTTTTAATCCTTGATGAACCAACCGCTCCTCTCAGCCATATCGAAACGACTGAACTGTTCAGAATTACAAGGGACCTGGCAAAGAGGAATGTGGGCATCATCTTCATCTCCCATCGCTTGCCAGAGATTTTTGAACTGTGTGATGAGCTGACAATTATGCGAAATGGCGAACTGGTCGCTAAAAAGACTATTCCTGAAGTCGACACTCAGCTGGTAATTGAATACATGCTCGGCCGTAAGCTGGAAGACCAATTCCCGGAAAGGGTCAGCAAGTCTGGTGAAACCCTTCTGGAAGTTGAAGGACTAACAGATGGAGATAAGGTAAAAAACACTTCTCTCCATGTAAGGACAGGAGAGATTGTCGGATTGGCCGGCCTTGTAGGAGCTGGAAAGACTGAACTATGCAAAGCGTTGTTTGGCGCAGTGCCAATAAAGAGTGGAACCGTAAAGTTAAAAGGAGAAAACCTGAAACTGACAAGTCCTCATGCAGCTGTAAAAAGCGGCCTGGCCCTTGTGCCAGAAGAGCGGCGCAAGGAAGGTGTGCTTGTCGCAGAATCAGTTACCGCGAATCTTACAGCTGTCAATCTTAAGAGATTCTCAAAATATTTCAGTTTTATCGACCGTCGGGCTGAGAAAAAAACTGCACAGGAATACATAAAGGCTCTCGGAATCAAGACTTCCTCAGAAAATGCGAGGGTCGAAAACCTCTCGGGCGGGAATCAGCAGAAGGTGGCGATTGGCAGGTGGCTGATTGCAGATGCAGACGTGTATATCTTTGATGAGCCAACCAAGGGGGTCGATGTAGGTGCGAAACGGGATATTTTTGAGCTGATTGCCCAGCTTGCAGCTCAAGGGAAGGGCGTCATTTATGCATCATCCGAGCTGTCCGAAATCGTCGGCATCACGAATCGGGTTTACGTGCTCTATGACGGTGAACCTGTCAAGGAGCTGGTAACCAACGAAACAACAGAAGAAGAACTTTTATTTTATTCAACAGGAGGAAGGTAGGATGGAAGCGAAACTCCCATTGCAGCAAGAGCCAACACCCAAAAAGACATTCGAACTGTTCCAGTTCCTATATAAATATGGGACGATATTGACCATCTTTGTCCTGGTCGCAATCTTCGCGGCAGCAAATCCTTCTTTTATCAACGGAGATAATGTCATCAATATCCTGCGCTCGATTTCAATCGTGACGATCATCGC
This portion of the Mesobacillus sp. S13 genome encodes:
- a CDS encoding sugar ABC transporter ATP-binding protein → MELQMKNISIEFPGVLALNKVDFSTETGRIHALIGANGAGKSTLMKVLSGAHDHFTGEIQLDGRKVEIRKPADAQKLGIQTVYQEVDTAIIPSLTVAENIMLNHTVQGMKNKHWVNWKQLFNQAEAILSDMHLQIPVKKLAGDLTLAEKQLVLIARAISSECSFLILDEPTAPLSHIETTELFRITRDLAKRNVGIIFISHRLPEIFELCDELTIMRNGELVAKKTIPEVDTQLVIEYMLGRKLEDQFPERVSKSGETLLEVEGLTDGDKVKNTSLHVRTGEIVGLAGLVGAGKTELCKALFGAVPIKSGTVKLKGENLKLTSPHAAVKSGLALVPEERRKEGVLVAESVTANLTAVNLKRFSKYFSFIDRRAEKKTAQEYIKALGIKTSSENARVENLSGGNQQKVAIGRWLIADADVYIFDEPTKGVDVGAKRDIFELIAQLAAQGKGVIYASSELSEIVGITNRVYVLYDGEPVKELVTNETTEEELLFYSTGGR